The Streptomyces avermitilis MA-4680 = NBRC 14893 genome contains a region encoding:
- a CDS encoding anhydro-N-acetylmuramic acid kinase: MRVIGLMSGTSYDAIDAAAADLGLAGDRLVLKPLGLMSEAYDSGLREELAAALPPAATSLAGVCRLDTRIGQAFAAAAVRADRELCGGRAELVASHGQTVYHWAEAGRVYGTLQLGQPAWIAEATGLPVVADFRPRDIAAGGQGAPLVSLVDLLWLRGRAGTSVALNLGGIANLTAPDGTAFDTGPACALIDAAAHGLSGGRLDHDVDGALAARGTVHEPMLRRLLAEPYYALPAPKTTGKELFHLGYLRDALAGFGTLTAEDVIATLTRLTALTVADAVRAVRATEVVASGGGTRNPVLMEMLARELGAVALRTSDELGLPSAAKEAYAFAVLGFLTVHGLAGTDPVSTGARHPSVLGSVTPGRDGLRLPPRADWSPVRLVLE, from the coding sequence GTGCGGGTGATCGGCCTGATGTCCGGAACGTCGTACGACGCGATCGACGCGGCGGCCGCCGACCTCGGCCTGGCCGGGGACCGTCTCGTACTGAAGCCACTGGGGCTGATGAGCGAGGCGTACGACTCCGGCCTCAGGGAGGAGCTCGCGGCGGCGCTGCCCCCGGCGGCGACGAGCCTGGCCGGGGTCTGCCGCCTCGACACCCGGATCGGGCAGGCCTTCGCGGCGGCGGCCGTGCGGGCGGACCGTGAACTGTGCGGCGGGCGAGCCGAGTTGGTGGCCTCGCACGGGCAGACCGTCTATCACTGGGCCGAGGCGGGGCGGGTGTACGGCACGCTCCAGCTCGGGCAGCCCGCCTGGATCGCCGAGGCGACCGGACTGCCCGTGGTCGCGGACTTCCGCCCGCGCGACATCGCCGCCGGGGGTCAGGGCGCGCCACTGGTCAGCCTGGTCGACCTGCTGTGGCTGCGCGGCCGCGCGGGGACGTCCGTGGCTCTGAACCTGGGCGGCATCGCCAACCTCACGGCCCCCGACGGGACCGCGTTCGACACCGGGCCGGCGTGCGCGCTGATCGACGCGGCGGCGCACGGTCTGAGCGGGGGCCGCCTCGACCACGACGTCGACGGGGCGCTGGCGGCCCGCGGCACCGTGCACGAGCCGATGCTGCGACGGCTGTTGGCGGAGCCGTACTACGCGCTGCCCGCGCCGAAGACGACGGGCAAGGAGCTGTTCCACCTCGGATATCTGCGCGACGCGCTCGCCGGATTCGGGACACTGACCGCCGAGGACGTGATCGCGACGCTCACCCGGCTCACCGCGCTGACGGTCGCGGACGCCGTGCGCGCGGTGCGGGCCACGGAGGTCGTCGCCTCCGGCGGCGGGACCCGCAATCCCGTCCTGATGGAGATGCTCGCCCGGGAACTGGGCGCGGTGGCCCTGCGCACCTCCGACGAACTCGGGCTGCCCTCGGCCGCGAAGGAGGCGTACGCGTTCGCCGTCCTGGGGTTCCTGACCGTGCACGGCCTGGCGGGCACCGACCCGGTGAGCACCGGCGCACGGCATCCCAGTGTGCTCGGGTCGGTGACACCGGGGCGGGACGGACTGCGGCTGCCGCCGCGCGCGGACTGGTCACCCGTACGGCTGGTGCTGGAGTGA
- a CDS encoding DUF2510 domain-containing protein yields the protein MTQVTPPGWYPDPGQTSDGPALERWWDGKAWTDQTRPVGSAAAWGPPAHPPTVGAYPDGPPAPARRGLRTGIAVAAAIAVLAGIGGGVYALTKDDGGSGNASNSQGPGGPGGQNGQGGTGGGEGGSGGPGGLPGDSGGSDGQSPAPDQSEPPKVKGGGAVSDAINGISLPVPDDWYGQALTAGAQVSSNDSYKCPGDTSKKCTTGGAYSAPAVALGTDGSTPEEVAKADIAANAKESYGGTTYGKITSHEELASKAVTVAGQKGYLVRWKAVTSKGADGYVESLVFPSPANAKQLVVVRFGIDVGKKESVIDEITKGIKVSSGGGSGQNV from the coding sequence ATGACGCAGGTGACTCCTCCCGGGTGGTACCCCGACCCCGGGCAGACAAGTGACGGTCCCGCCCTCGAGCGCTGGTGGGACGGCAAGGCATGGACGGACCAGACCCGCCCCGTGGGTTCGGCCGCCGCGTGGGGTCCGCCGGCCCATCCCCCGACCGTCGGCGCGTATCCGGACGGGCCGCCCGCCCCCGCGCGGCGTGGGCTGCGGACGGGCATAGCCGTCGCCGCCGCGATCGCCGTCCTGGCCGGCATCGGAGGCGGTGTGTACGCGCTGACCAAGGACGACGGCGGCAGCGGCAACGCCTCGAACTCACAGGGACCGGGCGGTCCCGGCGGCCAGAACGGTCAGGGCGGCACCGGTGGCGGCGAGGGCGGCTCCGGCGGTCCGGGCGGCCTGCCCGGCGATTCGGGCGGCTCCGACGGCCAGAGCCCGGCGCCGGACCAGTCCGAGCCGCCGAAGGTCAAGGGCGGCGGTGCCGTCTCCGACGCGATCAACGGCATCAGCCTTCCCGTGCCGGACGACTGGTACGGCCAGGCGCTGACCGCGGGCGCGCAGGTGTCGTCGAACGACTCGTACAAGTGCCCCGGCGACACGTCCAAGAAGTGCACCACCGGCGGGGCCTACTCGGCGCCCGCCGTGGCGCTGGGCACCGACGGCAGCACGCCCGAGGAGGTCGCGAAGGCGGACATCGCGGCGAACGCCAAGGAGTCCTACGGCGGCACCACCTACGGCAAGATCACCTCGCACGAGGAGCTGGCCTCCAAGGCGGTGACCGTGGCCGGGCAGAAGGGCTACCTGGTCCGCTGGAAGGCGGTCACCAGCAAGGGCGCCGACGGCTATGTCGAGTCGCTCGTCTTCCCGTCGCCGGCGAACGCGAAGCAGTTGGTCGTGGTCCGCTTCGGCATCGACGTCGGGAAGAAGGAGTCGGTGATCGACGAGATCACCAAGGGCATCAAGGTGTCCTCCGGCGGCGGCAGCGGACAGAACGTCTGA
- a CDS encoding TetR/AcrR family transcriptional regulator, with amino-acid sequence MTSQAADGPETVVASRRSKITPEREQEFFDAVLEQIRECGYDALTMEGVAASTRCSKSTLYRQWKTKPQFVAAALRANRQVRFSGIDTGSLAGDLREAARAAGTWSGRDTQLLQALGHAVMQDEELQQALRDALVEPEIEALQEMIRRGVERGEIAADHPALEYIPAQLLGVLRVRPVLEGQYADEEYLARFVEAAVLPALGLT; translated from the coding sequence ATGACGTCGCAGGCAGCGGACGGACCGGAGACGGTCGTCGCCTCGCGCCGCTCCAAGATCACGCCTGAGCGTGAGCAGGAGTTCTTCGACGCCGTGCTCGAACAGATCCGTGAATGCGGCTACGACGCGCTCACCATGGAGGGCGTCGCCGCCAGCACCCGGTGCAGCAAGTCGACGCTCTACCGGCAGTGGAAGACGAAGCCCCAGTTCGTGGCCGCCGCCCTGCGCGCCAACCGGCAGGTGCGGTTCTCCGGGATCGACACCGGCTCGCTGGCCGGAGACCTGCGCGAGGCGGCACGGGCGGCGGGCACCTGGTCCGGCCGTGACACCCAGCTGCTCCAGGCGCTCGGCCATGCCGTGATGCAGGACGAGGAACTCCAGCAGGCGCTGCGCGACGCGCTCGTCGAGCCCGAGATCGAGGCGCTCCAGGAGATGATCCGGCGCGGAGTCGAGCGCGGCGAGATCGCCGCCGACCATCCGGCGCTGGAGTACATCCCCGCACAGCTTCTCGGTGTCCTGCGCGTCCGCCCCGTCCTGGAGGGGCAGTACGCGGACGAGGAGTACCTCGCACGCTTTGTGGAGGCCGCCGTGCTCCCGGCACTCGGCCTCACCTGA
- a CDS encoding phosphatase PAP2 family protein — MDSLTEPDPEGAAAVQRPPLVRELLLVAGLFVVYKVGRQLANGHTGEAFHNAQRVWDGERALRLPDEGAVQSALLHGDALVHVANTYYAVVHFPATAAFLVWLYLRRPGHYLWARRVLAVLTAAALVLHLTFPLAPPRLLAAAGLVDTAQVYGPSVYGGNPETDSMANQFAAMPSLHFGWALMVAIGLIAATRSRWRPLWLLHPLLTLMVIVGTANHYWLDAGVAAALLGIALAVIHAPVRTAAAADRTPAPADIAVPATGLTAPAGDAAPPLAGLAGHVVPAPVGAAPSTGGSGLVGARRAEAERVGASPAEANPAKASRAGAERVGTERVGAGR, encoded by the coding sequence ATGGATTCCCTGACGGAGCCTGATCCAGAAGGGGCAGCCGCGGTCCAGCGGCCGCCCCTCGTCCGTGAGCTCCTGCTCGTCGCGGGGCTCTTCGTCGTCTACAAAGTGGGCCGGCAGCTGGCGAACGGCCACACCGGCGAGGCCTTCCACAACGCACAGCGGGTGTGGGACGGGGAGCGCGCCCTGCGTCTGCCGGACGAGGGCGCCGTGCAGTCCGCACTGCTGCACGGCGACGCCCTCGTCCACGTCGCCAACACCTACTACGCGGTCGTGCACTTCCCGGCCACCGCGGCCTTCCTGGTCTGGCTGTACCTGCGGCGCCCCGGCCACTACCTGTGGGCCCGCCGGGTCCTCGCCGTACTCACCGCCGCCGCGCTGGTGCTGCACCTGACGTTCCCGCTCGCCCCGCCGCGGCTGCTGGCGGCGGCCGGCCTGGTGGACACCGCGCAGGTGTACGGACCGTCGGTCTACGGGGGGAACCCGGAGACCGACTCGATGGCGAACCAGTTCGCCGCGATGCCGTCGCTGCACTTCGGCTGGGCGCTGATGGTGGCGATCGGACTGATCGCCGCGACCCGGTCCCGCTGGCGCCCGCTGTGGCTGCTGCATCCGCTGCTGACCCTGATGGTGATCGTCGGAACGGCGAACCACTACTGGCTGGACGCGGGCGTGGCGGCGGCGCTGCTCGGCATCGCGCTCGCGGTGATCCACGCGCCGGTCCGGACGGCCGCGGCGGCGGACCGCACGCCCGCGCCCGCGGACATCGCCGTCCCGGCGACGGGGCTCACGGCACCGGCGGGCGACGCCGCACCGCCGCTCGCCGGCCTGGCGGGCCACGTCGTGCCGGCGCCCGTGGGGGCCGCGCCGTCCACGGGTGGCAGCGGCCTCGTGGGAGCACGCCGAGCGGAAGCCGAACGAGTCGGAGCGAGCCCAGCGGAAGCGAACCCAGCGAAAGCGAGCCGAGCGGGAGCGGAACGCGTGGGAACGGAACGAGTGGGAGCGGGCCGGTGA
- a CDS encoding DMT family transporter yields MNATLVAIVLSLFSAVAYAAAAVAQERLAARNTDTGALRLLGDTAWWWSVALNASAALLHVAALKYGPLTLVQPLGALTLVAAVPLGARVAGRRVSAVEWRGTALTLIGLAALLVTASGPAPDDVLTVPEALAVAGATAVLIGGLSRPGARPGLRHATASGFASGVASALTQTVTVAATDRSDSLLSAQVIVVTLLVAAFAAGGLLLSQTAYQGGLGAPLAVVTLANPVAASVIGLSLLGERLEGGPTGVLLAFVGAAIAAWGVVTLSRSAPAPAPVADDDHPVAAVLALEPGSAAYEPSLLPQQPNPGHLTAH; encoded by the coding sequence GTGAACGCCACCCTCGTCGCCATCGTCCTGTCCCTGTTCTCCGCCGTCGCGTACGCGGCCGCCGCGGTGGCCCAGGAGCGGCTCGCCGCCCGGAACACCGACACGGGTGCGCTGCGTCTGCTCGGCGACACCGCCTGGTGGTGGTCGGTCGCGCTCAACGCCTCGGCCGCGCTGCTGCACGTCGCCGCGCTCAAGTACGGGCCGCTGACCCTGGTGCAGCCGCTCGGCGCGCTGACCCTGGTGGCCGCGGTGCCGCTCGGGGCCCGGGTCGCCGGGCGGCGGGTCAGCGCGGTCGAGTGGCGCGGCACGGCGCTCACCCTGATCGGCCTGGCCGCGCTGCTCGTCACCGCGTCCGGGCCGGCGCCCGACGATGTGCTGACGGTGCCGGAGGCGCTGGCCGTCGCCGGTGCCACCGCGGTGCTGATCGGCGGCCTGTCGCGGCCGGGAGCGCGGCCGGGGCTGCGGCACGCGACCGCCTCCGGGTTCGCGTCGGGTGTCGCCTCGGCCCTCACCCAGACGGTGACGGTGGCCGCGACGGACCGCTCGGACTCGCTGCTGAGCGCCCAAGTGATCGTGGTGACCCTGCTCGTGGCGGCCTTCGCGGCGGGTGGCCTGCTGCTGTCGCAGACCGCGTACCAGGGCGGTCTCGGCGCTCCGCTCGCCGTCGTGACGCTCGCCAATCCGGTGGCCGCCTCGGTGATCGGCCTGTCCCTGCTCGGCGAACGCCTCGAGGGCGGCCCGACGGGTGTGCTGCTGGCGTTCGTGGGAGCGGCGATCGCGGCATGGGGCGTGGTGACGCTGTCCCGGTCGGCGCCCGCGCCCGCGCCCGTGGCGGACGACGACCACCCGGTCGCGGCGGTGCTGGCGCTGGAGCCCGGATCAGCGGCGTACGAACCCTCGTTGCTGCCCCAGCAGCCGAACCCCGGCCATCTGACGGCTCACTAG
- a CDS encoding phospholipid scramblase-related protein — protein MTTHSNTPAGWYPDPHGAPQTLRYWDGAQWTDHTNADQQAQGAPQVPQQAQQPQQAYAQQAAPAPDRRVQRQVQQEAGVAAGAVGGGTLFTEPVLVVNQKAKLIEVTNEYKVMDQNGNQLGSVTEVGQNAFKKVLRFVSSVDQFMTHKLEIRDAYGQPQLLLTRPAKIFKSRVIVSRPDGSPVGEIVQQNMIGKINFAMNVDGQQVGAIKAENWRAWNFAIVDHAGNEVARITKTWEGLAKTMFTTADNYVLQIHFQLPEPLLSLVVATALTVDTALKQDSRGLG, from the coding sequence GTGACCACGCATTCGAACACTCCTGCAGGTTGGTACCCGGATCCGCACGGGGCGCCCCAGACGCTGCGTTACTGGGACGGTGCTCAGTGGACCGACCACACGAATGCGGACCAGCAGGCCCAAGGTGCGCCGCAGGTACCGCAGCAGGCGCAGCAGCCCCAGCAGGCGTACGCCCAGCAGGCCGCCCCGGCTCCCGACCGGCGCGTGCAGCGTCAGGTGCAGCAGGAGGCCGGGGTCGCGGCCGGCGCGGTCGGCGGCGGCACGCTGTTCACCGAGCCGGTCCTGGTGGTGAACCAGAAGGCCAAGCTGATCGAGGTGACCAACGAGTACAAGGTCATGGACCAGAACGGCAACCAGCTCGGCTCGGTCACCGAGGTCGGGCAGAACGCCTTCAAGAAGGTCCTGCGCTTCGTCTCCAGCGTCGACCAGTTCATGACCCACAAGCTGGAGATCCGTGACGCGTACGGTCAGCCGCAGCTGCTGCTGACCCGCCCCGCGAAGATCTTCAAGTCGCGGGTGATCGTGTCGCGTCCGGACGGCTCGCCCGTCGGTGAGATCGTTCAGCAGAACATGATCGGAAAGATCAACTTCGCGATGAACGTCGACGGCCAGCAGGTCGGTGCGATCAAGGCGGAGAACTGGCGGGCCTGGAACTTCGCGATCGTCGACCACGCGGGCAACGAGGTCGCCAGGATCACCAAGACCTGGGAAGGCCTCGCCAAGACGATGTTCACGACCGCGGACAACTACGTCCTGCAGATCCACTTCCAGCTCCCCGAACCCCTGCTGAGCCTCGTCGTGGCGACGGCGCTGACCGTCGACACGGCGCTCAAGCAGGACTCCCGGGGGCTCGGCTGA
- a CDS encoding phosphocholine-specific phospholipase C, producing the protein MPEVNRRRFLQLAGGTAAFTALSNSIERAAALPAHHSSGTIEDVEHIVVLMQENRSFDHYFGSLRGVRGFGDPRPAAQANGKPVWNQSDGAKDVLPFHPDADDLGLQFIQDLPHGWSDGHSAFNQGKYDKWVPAKSATTMAYLTRDDIPFHYALADSFTICDAYHCSFIGSTDPNRYYLWTGYTGNDGKGGGPVLGNEEAGYSWTTYPERLEAAGVSWKIYQDVGDGLDANGSWGWIPDAYRGNYGDNSLLYFDQYRNAKPGDPLYDKARTGTDARKGEGFFDQLTADVKGGKLPEISWIVAPEAFTEHPNWPANYGAWYVAQVLDALTSDPKVWAKTALFVTYDENDGFFDHLVPPFPPQSAAQGKSTVDVGPDLFKGDASHAAGPYGLGQRVPMLVVSPWSKGGYVCSETLDHTSVIRFMERRFGVHEPNISPWRRAVCGDLTSAFDFSRKDTKPVALPATDGYRPPDHDRHPDYVPTPPAHPALPRQERGSRPARPLRYAPLVDGSADAAAGKFTLTFASGARAGAAFLVTSGNRTDGPWTYTTEAGKTVSDTWNSAYSNGSYDLTVHGPNGFLRVFKGPGGAAGPEVTARHVGSDVRLVFTNKGPGTVRLELTDGYGGKPRSFKVRPGATVKHTVDLRAARRWYDLTVVSDADAGFLRRFAGHVENGLPGVSDPAIVTD; encoded by the coding sequence ATGCCCGAAGTCAACCGGCGCCGCTTCCTTCAACTCGCGGGTGGCACCGCCGCCTTCACCGCGCTGTCCAACAGCATCGAGCGCGCCGCGGCGCTGCCCGCGCACCACAGCTCCGGGACGATCGAGGACGTCGAGCACATCGTCGTCCTCATGCAGGAGAACCGCTCCTTCGACCACTACTTCGGCTCACTGAGAGGCGTCCGCGGCTTCGGCGACCCGCGCCCGGCCGCCCAGGCGAACGGCAAGCCGGTCTGGAACCAGTCGGACGGCGCGAAGGACGTGCTCCCCTTCCATCCCGACGCGGACGACCTGGGCCTGCAGTTCATCCAGGACCTTCCGCACGGCTGGAGCGACGGACACTCCGCCTTCAACCAGGGCAAGTACGACAAGTGGGTGCCTGCCAAGTCGGCGACCACGATGGCGTACCTGACGCGCGACGACATCCCGTTCCACTACGCGCTCGCCGACAGCTTCACCATCTGCGACGCGTACCACTGTTCGTTCATCGGCTCCACCGACCCGAACCGCTACTACCTGTGGACGGGCTACACGGGCAACGACGGCAAGGGCGGCGGCCCGGTCCTCGGCAACGAGGAGGCCGGCTACAGCTGGACGACCTACCCCGAGCGTCTCGAAGCGGCCGGCGTCTCCTGGAAGATCTACCAGGACGTCGGCGACGGTCTCGACGCGAACGGCTCCTGGGGCTGGATACCCGACGCCTACCGTGGCAACTACGGCGACAACTCCCTGCTGTACTTCGACCAGTACCGCAACGCCAAGCCCGGTGACCCGCTGTACGACAAGGCCCGCACCGGCACCGACGCCCGCAAGGGCGAGGGCTTCTTCGACCAGCTGACGGCGGACGTCAAGGGCGGCAAGCTGCCCGAGATCTCGTGGATCGTCGCCCCCGAGGCCTTCACCGAGCACCCCAACTGGCCCGCGAACTACGGTGCCTGGTACGTCGCCCAGGTCCTGGACGCGCTCACCTCCGACCCCAAGGTGTGGGCGAAGACCGCGTTGTTCGTCACCTACGACGAGAACGACGGCTTCTTCGACCACCTGGTGCCGCCGTTCCCGCCGCAGTCCGCCGCGCAGGGCAAGTCCACGGTCGACGTCGGCCCGGACCTCTTCAAGGGTGACGCGAGCCACGCCGCCGGACCGTACGGGCTCGGCCAGCGGGTGCCGATGCTCGTCGTCTCGCCCTGGAGCAAGGGCGGTTACGTCTGCTCCGAGACCCTCGACCACACCTCGGTCATCCGGTTCATGGAGCGCCGCTTCGGCGTGCACGAGCCCAACATCTCGCCCTGGCGGCGCGCGGTCTGCGGCGATCTGACGTCGGCCTTCGACTTCTCCCGCAAGGACACCAAGCCGGTCGCGCTGCCCGCCACCGACGGATACCGGCCGCCGGACCACGACCGCCACCCCGACTATGTGCCGACCCCGCCCGCCCACCCCGCCCTGCCCCGGCAGGAGCGCGGCTCGCGCCCGGCCCGCCCGCTCCGGTACGCGCCCCTGGTGGACGGTTCGGCGGACGCGGCGGCCGGGAAGTTCACGCTCACCTTCGCCTCCGGGGCCCGGGCCGGTGCCGCCTTCCTGGTCACGTCCGGCAACCGTACGGACGGCCCGTGGACGTACACCACCGAGGCCGGCAAGACCGTGTCGGACACCTGGAACTCGGCGTACTCGAACGGCTCGTACGACCTGACCGTGCACGGCCCGAACGGCTTCCTGCGCGTGTTCAAGGGCCCCGGCGGGGCCGCCGGGCCCGAGGTCACCGCGCGGCACGTCGGAAGCGATGTGCGGCTGGTCTTCACCAACAAGGGGCCCGGTACGGTCCGCCTCGAGCTCACCGACGGCTATGGCGGAAAGCCGCGGTCCTTCAAGGTGCGTCCGGGCGCGACCGTCAAGCACACGGTGGATCTGCGGGCCGCCAGGCGCTGGTACGACCTGACCGTCGTGTCCGACGCGGACGCGGGCTTTCTGCGCCGGTTCGCCGGACATGTCGAGAACGGTCTGCCCGGTGTGAGCGACCCGGCGATCGTCACCGACTGA
- a CDS encoding LysR family transcriptional regulator substrate-binding protein, whose protein sequence is MDLTPTLPRGGTADRGPLTPHRPSTTPFCDRSPRARVALESLSSADITDGLTEFELDAAMTYLDDDTLRHVRRFPLYEERYVLLTPVDGPLAAQPTARWAQAAALPLCLLGPRMRNRRIIDECFAADGATATPAIESDSVAGLYAQLPGGRWSSVISHAWLHMFGVPEGMGVVPLEGPARGPRVGLVVARSEPRSALAEALLTVAREADVRDALDSLLHTYLGGGHG, encoded by the coding sequence GTGGACCTGACGCCGACGCTTCCACGGGGCGGTACGGCTGATCGTGGGCCGCTGACGCCTCACCGCCCTTCCACCACCCCGTTCTGCGACCGCAGTCCCCGGGCCCGGGTCGCCCTGGAGTCGCTGTCGTCGGCCGACATCACTGACGGACTGACCGAGTTCGAGCTGGACGCGGCGATGACGTACCTGGACGACGACACGCTCCGCCACGTACGCCGCTTCCCGCTGTACGAGGAGCGGTACGTGCTGCTCACGCCGGTCGACGGACCGCTCGCCGCGCAGCCGACGGCCCGGTGGGCTCAGGCCGCCGCCCTGCCGCTGTGCCTGCTCGGCCCGCGGATGCGTAACCGGCGCATCATCGACGAGTGCTTCGCCGCCGACGGGGCGACGGCCACGCCCGCGATCGAGTCGGACAGCGTCGCCGGGCTGTACGCGCAGCTGCCGGGCGGCCGCTGGTCCAGCGTGATCTCGCACGCCTGGCTGCACATGTTCGGCGTACCGGAGGGCATGGGGGTCGTACCCCTGGAGGGCCCCGCACGCGGGCCGCGGGTCGGGCTGGTCGTCGCCCGCAGCGAACCCCGGTCGGCGCTGGCCGAGGCGCTGCTGACGGTGGCCCGGGAGGCAGACGTACGGGACGCGCTCGACAGCCTCCTGCACACCTACCTGGGCGGCGGGCATGGCTGA
- a CDS encoding molybdopterin-dependent oxidoreductase — protein MSQSLAAAGTAAGAMAELALTGDLARPARLTVSDLLAWPRHRVRVSFECATSGVQHHAFEGPLLHDVLSDAGPVFDAARRKDRLRFLIAVTGADGHHALLSWAEIDPDFGRAPVLLAVSIDGTPLDRAGPQLVLPQDRCGARHISGIDAIRVDGGYTPWT, from the coding sequence GTGAGTCAGTCCCTCGCAGCTGCCGGTACGGCCGCCGGCGCGATGGCGGAACTCGCCCTCACCGGTGATCTGGCCCGGCCGGCCCGCCTGACGGTGTCCGATCTGCTCGCCTGGCCCCGGCATCGGGTGCGGGTCAGCTTCGAGTGCGCCACCAGCGGCGTACAGCACCACGCCTTCGAAGGGCCGCTGCTGCACGACGTCCTGTCGGACGCCGGACCGGTCTTCGACGCCGCCCGCCGCAAGGACCGCCTGCGCTTCCTGATCGCCGTGACGGGAGCGGACGGACACCACGCGCTGCTGTCCTGGGCGGAGATCGACCCGGACTTCGGACGCGCCCCCGTCCTGCTCGCGGTCAGCATCGACGGCACCCCGCTCGACCGGGCCGGGCCGCAGCTCGTGCTGCCCCAGGACCGCTGCGGCGCCCGGCACATCAGCGGCATCGACGCCATCCGCGTGGACGGCGGCTACACCCCGTGGACCTGA
- a CDS encoding TOBE domain-containing protein, whose translation MHTYRIGDAAALLGVSADTVRRLVDGGRLTAERDATGRRIIPGPVLAAYARQLHRTERENAGSSARNRLSGIVTDVTLGDVSAQVEIQAGPFRVVSLVSRESAEELKLEPGVPAVAVIKSTNVVVERP comes from the coding sequence ATGCACACCTACCGGATCGGGGATGCGGCCGCCTTGCTCGGTGTCAGCGCCGACACCGTGAGGCGCCTGGTCGACGGCGGGAGACTCACCGCCGAACGCGACGCGACGGGCCGCCGGATCATCCCCGGACCGGTCCTCGCGGCCTATGCCCGGCAGTTGCACCGCACGGAGCGGGAGAACGCCGGCTCCTCCGCCCGCAACCGCCTCTCCGGCATCGTCACGGACGTGACCCTCGGAGACGTGTCCGCGCAGGTGGAGATCCAGGCCGGGCCGTTCCGGGTGGTGTCCCTGGTCAGCCGCGAGTCGGCTGAGGAACTGAAGCTGGAACCAGGTGTTCCGGCGGTTGCCGTGATCAAGTCGACCAACGTGGTCGTCGAAAGACCGTAG
- the modA gene encoding molybdate ABC transporter substrate-binding protein — MTRSARRTHRTLKVAGAGAAALLALSACSSSDDSSTKADSSASASSSAKLSGTVTVFAAASLKESFTTLGKEFEKEHPGTKVTFSFGGSDSLAASITGGAPADVFASASPKTMAIVTDAGDASGTPATFVRNQLEIATLPGNPDKVSSLEDLTKSGLKVVLCDKEVPCGAAAQKALDAGKLKLTPVSYEQDVKSALTKVELKEADAAVVYKTDVKAAGDKVEGVEFPESANAVNDYPIVRLKDTKNAEAAKAFIALVRSAEGQKVLTEAGFLKP; from the coding sequence ATGACCCGTTCCGCGCGCCGGACCCACCGGACCCTGAAGGTGGCCGGTGCGGGAGCCGCCGCGTTGCTGGCCCTGAGCGCCTGCTCCTCCTCCGACGACTCGTCGACGAAGGCGGACTCCTCCGCATCCGCGTCCTCCTCCGCGAAGCTGTCCGGCACGGTGACCGTGTTCGCCGCGGCCTCGCTGAAGGAGAGCTTCACGACCCTGGGCAAGGAGTTCGAGAAGGAGCACCCGGGCACGAAGGTGACCTTCAGCTTCGGCGGCAGCGACTCCCTCGCCGCGAGCATCACCGGCGGCGCCCCGGCCGACGTGTTCGCCTCCGCCAGCCCCAAGACGATGGCGATCGTCACGGATGCGGGCGATGCGTCGGGGACGCCCGCCACCTTCGTCCGCAACCAGCTGGAGATCGCCACCCTGCCCGGCAATCCCGACAAGGTGTCCTCCCTCGAGGACCTCACCAAGTCCGGCTTGAAGGTCGTGCTGTGCGACAAGGAGGTGCCGTGCGGCGCCGCCGCGCAGAAGGCCCTGGACGCCGGCAAGCTCAAGCTCACCCCGGTCTCCTACGAGCAGGACGTCAAGAGCGCCCTGACGAAGGTGGAGCTGAAGGAGGCCGACGCCGCGGTCGTCTACAAGACGGATGTGAAGGCCGCGGGTGACAAGGTGGAGGGCGTGGAGTTCCCCGAGTCCGCCAACGCCGTCAACGACTACCCGATCGTCCGGCTCAAGGACACGAAGAACGCCGAGGCGGCCAAGGCGTTCATCGCCCTGGTGCGGTCCGCCGAAGGCCAGAAGGTCCTGACCGAGGCCGGGTTCCTCAAGCCGTGA